One Amorphoplanes digitatis genomic window carries:
- a CDS encoding AMIN-like domain-containing (lipo)protein produces MRMSVRRTLMVAPLCLALAACGGEAAGGRAPSATSGQGAAPVAEQAVPALAAATTAAPSCGITWGSAEKKAGSLSTARLLTVETGRHECWDRVVFEFNGTAQGYQVRYAAQVPTDGEGVDLAPYTAGPEHLWVTLLAPAYDANNGSTIDARDGDRVANVLRYDTLRDVVYGGSFEGYTTFAVGVRARLPFRVTLLAGPGTHSRIVVDVAHRW; encoded by the coding sequence ATGCGAATGTCGGTTCGCAGGACACTCATGGTCGCGCCCCTCTGCCTCGCGCTCGCCGCCTGCGGCGGCGAGGCGGCCGGCGGCCGGGCACCGTCGGCGACCTCCGGGCAGGGCGCCGCGCCGGTGGCCGAGCAGGCCGTTCCCGCGCTGGCCGCGGCGACGACCGCCGCGCCCTCATGCGGCATCACCTGGGGCAGCGCCGAGAAGAAGGCCGGCTCGCTCAGCACGGCCCGGCTGCTCACTGTGGAGACGGGCCGGCACGAGTGCTGGGACCGGGTGGTGTTCGAGTTCAACGGCACCGCGCAGGGATATCAGGTGCGCTACGCCGCCCAAGTGCCCACCGACGGCGAGGGCGTCGACCTCGCTCCGTACACGGCGGGCCCGGAGCATCTCTGGGTGACGCTGCTGGCGCCGGCCTACGACGCGAACAACGGCTCGACGATCGACGCCCGCGACGGCGACCGGGTGGCCAACGTGCTGCGCTACGACACGCTGCGCGACGTGGTGTACGGCGGCTCCTTCGAGGGCTACACGACCTTCGCCGTCGGCGTGCGGGCCCGGCTGCCGTTCCGGGTCACGCTGCTGGCCGGGCCCGGCACGCACAGCCGGATCGTGGTGGACGTCGCGCACCGCTGGTAG
- a CDS encoding glycoside hydrolase family 3 N-terminal domain-containing protein: MRSHARALAHLGLTGLLATALAACAPSTAAALPYQDPALPVAQRVSDLLARMSLDDKIGQMTQAERAAITAADITSYRVGSVLSGGGSAPAQNTPAAWADMYDTFQRGAMAAPLQIPMIYGIDAVHGDNNVYGSTIFPHNIGLGATRDPALVRQIGRATAEEVTGAGLDWTFAPCLCVARNDRWGRTYESFGEQPEIATAMTTVVDGLQGATLNGPASVLATAKHYVGDGGTTGGTDQGNTQLSEAELRAVHLPPFAAAVQRGVGSVMISFSSWNGAKLHGSRYLITDLLKGELGFGGFTVSDWAAIDQLDGQPGFTQAEVATAINAGLDMIMVPNDWRTFITRLRAAVQAGQIPMSRIDDANRRILTKKFELGLFEHPYADRTYAAGIGGAAHRALARQAVRESQVLLKNAGGVLPLAKSGGKIFVAGKSADDLGNQSGGWTTTWQGASGNTIPGTSILQGIHDAVGGGATVTYQRDGTGIDGSYRAAIAVVGETPYAEGEGDRPGSMSLDATDLATLSRLTAAGVPVIVVLVSGRPLDVAAEVGRWNALVAAWLPGSEGGGVADVLFGDHAPTGKLPVTWMQSAGQQPINDGDGKAPLFAYGFGLTYAGSPADTVAPSVPGTPVASGVTATGLTLTWPASTDTGGSGLAGYDVYRDGAAAGTTATASYTVTGLTPATRYEFTVAARDAAGNRSARSAALAVTTAPGGTGTGSCRVSYSTNDWNTGFTGIVSVTNTGTAAVSTWSLQWSFAAGQQVTQAWSARVTQSGAAVTATGEAWNPSLAAGATATFGFNASHTGANPRPAAFTLNGGACALA; encoded by the coding sequence ATGCGATCTCACGCTCGCGCCCTCGCGCATCTCGGGCTGACCGGACTCCTCGCGACCGCCCTCGCCGCCTGCGCGCCGTCGACGGCCGCCGCGCTGCCCTACCAGGATCCGGCCCTGCCGGTCGCGCAGCGGGTGAGCGACCTGCTCGCCCGGATGAGCCTGGACGACAAGATCGGCCAGATGACCCAGGCCGAGCGCGCCGCCATCACCGCCGCCGACATCACCTCGTACCGGGTCGGCTCCGTGCTCTCCGGCGGCGGCTCCGCGCCCGCGCAGAACACCCCGGCCGCCTGGGCGGACATGTACGACACCTTCCAGCGCGGCGCGATGGCCGCGCCCCTCCAGATACCGATGATCTACGGGATCGACGCCGTGCACGGCGACAACAACGTGTACGGATCGACGATCTTCCCGCACAACATCGGCCTGGGCGCCACCCGCGACCCCGCGCTGGTACGCCAGATCGGCCGGGCCACCGCCGAGGAGGTCACCGGCGCCGGGCTGGACTGGACTTTCGCGCCCTGCCTCTGCGTCGCGCGCAACGACCGCTGGGGCCGCACCTACGAGTCGTTCGGCGAGCAGCCGGAGATCGCCACCGCGATGACCACCGTCGTGGACGGGTTGCAGGGTGCCACGCTGAACGGTCCCGCCTCGGTGCTGGCCACGGCGAAGCACTACGTCGGCGACGGCGGCACCACCGGCGGCACCGACCAGGGCAACACGCAGCTCAGCGAGGCGGAGCTGCGGGCCGTGCACCTGCCGCCGTTCGCCGCCGCGGTGCAGCGGGGCGTCGGCTCGGTGATGATCTCGTTCAGCAGCTGGAACGGCGCCAAGCTGCACGGCTCCCGGTACCTCATCACCGACCTGCTCAAGGGCGAGCTCGGGTTCGGCGGCTTCACCGTCTCGGACTGGGCCGCGATCGACCAGCTCGACGGCCAGCCGGGCTTCACGCAGGCCGAGGTGGCCACCGCGATCAACGCCGGCCTCGACATGATCATGGTGCCGAACGACTGGCGCACCTTCATCACCCGGCTGCGGGCCGCGGTGCAGGCCGGCCAGATCCCGATGTCCCGGATAGACGACGCCAACCGGCGGATCCTCACCAAGAAGTTCGAGCTGGGGCTCTTCGAGCACCCGTACGCGGACCGGACCTACGCGGCCGGCATCGGCGGCGCCGCGCACCGCGCCCTGGCCCGGCAGGCCGTCCGCGAGTCTCAGGTGCTGCTGAAGAACGCGGGCGGCGTCCTGCCGCTGGCCAAGTCCGGCGGGAAGATCTTCGTGGCCGGCAAGAGCGCCGACGACCTGGGCAACCAGAGCGGCGGCTGGACGACCACCTGGCAGGGCGCCAGCGGCAACACCATCCCCGGCACGTCCATCCTCCAGGGCATCCACGACGCCGTCGGCGGCGGCGCCACCGTCACCTACCAGCGCGACGGCACCGGCATCGACGGCTCGTACCGGGCGGCGATCGCCGTCGTGGGCGAGACGCCGTACGCCGAGGGCGAGGGCGACCGGCCCGGTTCGATGAGCCTCGACGCCACCGACCTGGCCACGCTGTCCCGGCTCACGGCGGCGGGCGTACCGGTGATCGTGGTCCTGGTCTCCGGCCGCCCGCTCGACGTCGCCGCCGAGGTCGGCCGCTGGAACGCCCTGGTCGCCGCCTGGCTGCCGGGCAGCGAGGGCGGCGGGGTGGCCGACGTGCTCTTCGGCGACCACGCGCCGACCGGCAAGCTGCCCGTGACCTGGATGCAGTCCGCCGGCCAGCAGCCCATCAACGACGGTGACGGCAAGGCGCCGCTCTTCGCGTACGGATTCGGGCTGACCTACGCGGGGTCGCCTGCCGACACGGTCGCGCCCAGCGTGCCGGGCACCCCGGTCGCGTCCGGGGTGACCGCCACCGGCCTGACGCTCACCTGGCCGGCCTCGACCGACACCGGCGGCAGCGGGCTGGCCGGGTACGACGTCTACCGCGACGGGGCCGCCGCCGGCACCACCGCCACCGCGTCGTACACGGTGACGGGCCTGACCCCGGCCACCCGGTACGAGTTCACGGTGGCCGCCCGCGACGCGGCGGGCAACCGCTCGGCGCGCTCGGCGGCGCTGGCCGTCACGACCGCGCCCGGCGGAACGGGCACCGGGTCCTGCCGGGTGAGCTACTCGACGAACGACTGGAACACCGGCTTCACCGGCATCGTCTCGGTGACCAACACCGGCACGGCCGCGGTAAGCACCTGGAGTCTTCAGTGGTCCTTCGCCGCCGGCCAGCAGGTCACCCAGGCCTGGTCGGCGCGGGTCACGCAGTCCGGCGCCGCCGTCACGGCCACCGGCGAGGCGTGGAACCCGTCCCTGGCGGCCGGCGCGACGGCGACGTTCGGCTTCAACGCGAGCCACACCGGCGCCAATCCCCGCCCGGCGGCCTTCACCCTCAACGGCGGCGCCTGCGCGCTCGCCTGA
- a CDS encoding hydrogenase expression protein HypE, whose protein sequence is MNVPWADDDQVLHILWLNGGLSCDGESVALTAATQPSIEDLVLGALPGVPQIALHWPYLGFETGPDGGADSFIEWFHRAARGELDPFILIVEGSVPDETNKEQGYWSGFGNDPLTGQPITTTEWLDRLAPKATAVMAVGTCAAYGGIHAMAGNPTGAMGVPDYLGWQWRSRTGLPIVCVPGCPTHPDNLSETILQLLYQISGQAPTIALDESLRPQWLFESTVHAGCDRASYYDQSDFATGYGSSSCLVKVGCWGQVVRCNVAKRGWINGVGGCPNVGGICIGCTMPGFPDKFMPFMEAPAAGAVPSGAGFAPVVQTLRGFTVRMAAT, encoded by the coding sequence GTGAATGTTCCATGGGCCGACGACGATCAGGTGCTGCACATCCTCTGGCTCAACGGCGGCCTGAGCTGCGACGGCGAGTCGGTGGCGCTGACCGCCGCGACGCAGCCCAGCATCGAGGACCTGGTGCTCGGCGCGCTGCCGGGCGTTCCGCAGATCGCGCTGCACTGGCCGTACCTCGGGTTCGAGACCGGACCCGACGGCGGCGCGGACAGCTTCATCGAATGGTTCCACCGGGCCGCCCGCGGTGAGCTGGACCCGTTCATCCTGATCGTCGAGGGCTCCGTGCCCGACGAGACGAACAAGGAGCAGGGCTACTGGAGCGGGTTCGGCAACGACCCGCTGACCGGGCAGCCGATCACCACCACCGAGTGGCTCGACCGGCTGGCGCCGAAGGCGACGGCCGTGATGGCCGTCGGCACCTGCGCGGCGTACGGCGGCATCCACGCGATGGCCGGCAACCCGACCGGCGCCATGGGCGTCCCCGACTACCTCGGCTGGCAGTGGCGGTCAAGGACCGGGCTGCCGATCGTCTGCGTGCCGGGCTGCCCGACCCACCCGGACAACCTCTCCGAGACCATCCTCCAGCTGCTCTACCAGATCAGCGGGCAGGCGCCGACGATCGCGCTCGACGAGTCGCTGCGCCCGCAGTGGCTGTTCGAGTCGACGGTGCACGCCGGTTGCGACCGTGCCTCCTATTACGACCAGAGCGACTTCGCCACCGGGTACGGGTCGTCGAGCTGCCTGGTCAAGGTGGGCTGCTGGGGGCAGGTGGTGCGGTGTAACGTCGCGAAACGAGGGTGGATAAACGGGGTGGGCGGATGCCCCAACGTCGGCGGCATCTGCATCGGGTGCACGATGCCCGGGTTCCCCGACAAGTTCATGCCGTTCATGGAGGCGCCGGCGGCCGGTGCCGTCCCGTCCGGCGCGGGATTCGCGCCGGTCGTGCAGACACTTCGCGGCTTCACCGTGCGCATGGCGGCGACCTGA
- a CDS encoding DUF5947 family protein translates to MSGADRAGAPLAALRQLARSGPAPAVGERCDMCAAGLPAAHSHVVDLHSRALLCACRPCYLLFTDEHAKLQYRAVPERYLSLPDTTFDEQAWHELQIPVGLAFLFRDSVQDRIVASYPGPAGATEADVPQAAWDRIVAGAPQLAMLRPDVEAVLVRRPARAGDADAPDPGCYLVPVDACYELVGRLRMLWRGIDGGREAHEAMEQFFARVRAFSRPAPPVGAA, encoded by the coding sequence GTGAGTGGAGCCGACCGCGCCGGCGCTCCGCTCGCCGCGCTGCGCCAGCTCGCGCGCAGCGGGCCCGCACCGGCCGTCGGGGAGCGCTGCGACATGTGCGCGGCCGGCCTTCCCGCGGCGCACTCCCACGTGGTCGATCTGCACAGCCGGGCACTGCTGTGCGCCTGCCGCCCCTGCTACCTGTTGTTCACCGACGAGCACGCGAAGTTGCAGTACCGGGCCGTGCCGGAGCGCTACCTGTCGCTGCCCGATACCACGTTCGACGAACAGGCCTGGCACGAGTTGCAGATCCCGGTCGGGCTCGCGTTCCTGTTCCGCGACTCCGTGCAGGACCGGATCGTGGCCTCCTATCCGGGCCCGGCCGGGGCGACCGAGGCCGACGTGCCGCAGGCGGCCTGGGACCGGATCGTGGCGGGCGCACCGCAGCTCGCGATGCTGCGGCCCGACGTCGAGGCGGTGCTGGTGCGCCGCCCGGCCCGGGCCGGGGACGCGGACGCGCCGGACCCGGGGTGCTACCTGGTGCCCGTCGACGCGTGCTACGAGCTCGTCGGGCGGCTCCGCATGCTGTGGCGCGGTATCGACGGCGGGCGGGAGGCGCACGAGGCCATGGAGCAGTTCTTCGCCCGGGTACGGGCGTTCAGCCGGCCCGCGCCGCCGGTCGGCGCCGCATGA
- a CDS encoding helix-turn-helix transcriptional regulator encodes MPASLEAGVEHIEILPIVVVAQDFPARPSALPDVRDFVRRQLTTTSVADEDIRTLCERVADVLLDAAGVGGTIQVSLRIFPTAAEVDVLFNPEPDPAAGRAGAARAVAPAQAGAAPGRGARIAAGRPGPDAADPAPVSGAPSFAAWLSARLRAEGLTMEAAARRLEVSTKTVSRWVSGATEPRLRDLYRIRDVFGEPPFH; translated from the coding sequence ATGCCGGCATCGCTCGAAGCAGGCGTGGAACACATCGAGATCCTGCCCATCGTGGTCGTCGCGCAGGACTTCCCGGCGCGGCCGTCCGCGCTCCCGGACGTCCGCGATTTCGTACGCCGGCAGCTGACCACGACCTCGGTGGCCGACGAGGACATCCGCACCCTGTGCGAACGGGTCGCCGACGTCCTGCTGGACGCGGCCGGCGTGGGCGGCACCATCCAGGTCTCGCTGCGGATCTTCCCGACCGCGGCCGAGGTGGACGTGCTCTTCAACCCGGAGCCGGATCCGGCGGCCGGGCGCGCCGGTGCCGCCCGGGCCGTGGCGCCGGCGCAGGCCGGGGCGGCACCCGGCCGCGGCGCCCGGATCGCGGCCGGGCGGCCCGGGCCCGACGCCGCGGATCCGGCACCGGTGTCCGGCGCGCCGTCGTTCGCCGCCTGGCTGTCGGCCCGGCTGCGGGCCGAGGGCCTGACCATGGAGGCGGCGGCCCGCCGGCTCGAGGTGTCGACGAAGACGGTGAGCCGCTGGGTGAGCGGCGCCACCGAGCCCCGCCTGCGCGATCTCTACCGGATCCGGGACGTGTTCGGCGAGCCGCCGTTCCACTGA
- a CDS encoding FAD-dependent oxidoreductase has translation MTTTALDLTADVVIVGGGPAGTWAALTAATAGADVLLLDKGYCGTSGPTASGGTGVWYVQPEPAAREKAMASREALGGYLQDRRWMARVLDQTYENMDRLGAEARYPFPVVDGRAFKGGLQGPEYMRRMRSWIRRAGVRILDHSPVTELLVDAAGTVAGVHGHRRQHHTGYRVRAGAVVLATGGCAFLSKALGCDVATGDGALYAAEAGAAMSGMEFSNAYGIAPTFTSVTKTAYYGFATFFQQDGTPLAGAGSQGGRSVIAAELLRAGTVLCQIDQATPEQQAQMRSGQPNFFLTFDRLGINPFTDKFPVTLLLEGTVRGTGGIQLVDDDCATSVPGLYAAGDAATRELICGGFTGGGSHNSAWAMSSGTWAGGGAARFATALGASALRRRLTGAGGVALRPTGGASYGGDPGAEAKDVLRRQVHPYDKNYLRHGDRLRPALDELDEVWARLRAGATAEPAATPRLRQAAAMVAHARWMYTAALARTESRGMARRQDFPGLDPAQRRRLTVGGLDEIWVRPESAARPELAVAS, from the coding sequence ATGACCACGACCGCACTGGATCTCACCGCCGACGTCGTCATCGTCGGCGGTGGGCCCGCCGGCACCTGGGCCGCGCTGACCGCCGCCACCGCCGGCGCCGACGTCCTGCTGCTCGACAAGGGATACTGCGGCACCTCCGGCCCGACCGCCTCCGGCGGCACCGGCGTCTGGTATGTCCAGCCGGAGCCGGCGGCCCGCGAGAAGGCGATGGCCAGCCGGGAGGCGCTCGGCGGTTACCTGCAGGACCGGCGCTGGATGGCCCGGGTGCTCGACCAGACCTACGAGAACATGGACCGGCTCGGCGCCGAGGCGCGCTACCCGTTCCCCGTCGTCGACGGCCGGGCGTTCAAGGGCGGGTTGCAGGGCCCGGAGTACATGCGGCGGATGCGCTCCTGGATCCGGCGTGCCGGGGTGCGGATCCTCGACCACAGCCCCGTCACCGAGCTGCTCGTCGACGCCGCGGGCACGGTCGCGGGGGTGCACGGCCACCGCCGCCAGCACCACACCGGCTACCGGGTGCGTGCCGGCGCCGTCGTCCTGGCCACCGGCGGCTGTGCGTTCCTGTCCAAGGCGCTGGGCTGCGACGTCGCCACCGGCGACGGCGCGCTGTACGCCGCCGAGGCGGGCGCGGCGATGTCCGGGATGGAGTTCTCCAACGCGTACGGGATCGCGCCGACCTTCACCTCGGTGACAAAGACGGCCTACTACGGCTTCGCCACGTTCTTCCAGCAGGACGGCACGCCGCTGGCCGGCGCGGGCAGCCAGGGCGGCCGCTCCGTCATCGCCGCGGAGCTGCTGCGCGCCGGCACCGTGCTGTGCCAGATCGACCAGGCGACCCCGGAGCAGCAGGCACAGATGCGCTCCGGACAGCCCAACTTCTTCCTCACCTTCGACCGGCTCGGCATCAACCCGTTCACCGACAAGTTCCCGGTGACCCTGCTGCTGGAGGGCACGGTGCGCGGCACCGGCGGCATCCAGCTCGTCGACGACGACTGCGCGACGAGCGTCCCCGGCCTGTACGCCGCCGGCGACGCCGCCACCCGGGAGCTGATCTGCGGCGGCTTCACCGGCGGCGGCAGCCACAACTCGGCGTGGGCGATGTCCTCCGGCACCTGGGCCGGCGGCGGCGCGGCCCGCTTCGCGACGGCGCTGGGCGCCTCGGCACTCCGGCGGCGGCTCACCGGCGCCGGAGGGGTCGCCCTGCGGCCCACCGGCGGCGCGAGCTACGGCGGGGACCCGGGCGCCGAGGCGAAGGACGTGCTGCGACGTCAGGTGCACCCGTACGACAAGAACTACCTGCGGCACGGCGACCGGCTGCGGCCGGCGCTGGACGAGCTGGACGAGGTGTGGGCCCGGCTGCGCGCCGGCGCCACCGCCGAACCCGCCGCGACGCCCCGGCTGCGGCAGGCCGCCGCGATGGTGGCGCACGCCCGGTGGATGTACACCGCCGCCCTGGCCCGCACCGAGAGCCGCGGGATGGCCCGGCGGCAGGACTTCCCCGGCCTCGACCCCGCGCAGCGCCGGCGGCTCACCGTCGGCGGCCTCGACGAGATCTGGGTACGCCCCGAGTCCGCGGCGCGCCCGGAGCTGGCGGTGGCGTCGTGA
- a CDS encoding DUF6084 family protein, translating to MSDYRFAVLDVFAEPHAIAPQLTARLRVEETTGRRVHAIVLRCQVRIEPQRRRYAPTEQDGLRGLFGERERWADTLKPFQWMHCNATVPGFTGSTETDLALPCTYDLEVIGTRYLHALDAGEVPLTFLYSGTVFTRDGNGFGVEQIPWACEARHAMPVAVWRQMISSYYPNTGWVRVGSDVLGELADYRSRHGLVSWDETMQKLLAAEEGTP from the coding sequence ATGAGCGACTACCGGTTCGCCGTCCTCGACGTGTTCGCCGAGCCGCACGCGATCGCGCCGCAGCTGACCGCGCGGCTGCGCGTCGAGGAGACAACCGGCCGGCGCGTCCACGCCATCGTGCTGCGCTGCCAGGTGCGCATCGAGCCGCAGCGCCGCCGCTACGCCCCCACCGAGCAGGACGGCCTGCGCGGGCTGTTCGGCGAGCGCGAGCGCTGGGCGGACACCCTCAAGCCGTTCCAGTGGATGCACTGCAACGCCACCGTGCCGGGCTTCACCGGCAGCACCGAGACCGACCTCGCGCTGCCCTGCACCTACGACCTCGAGGTGATCGGCACCCGCTACCTGCACGCGCTCGACGCCGGCGAGGTGCCGCTGACCTTTCTCTACTCCGGAACGGTCTTCACCCGCGACGGCAACGGCTTCGGCGTCGAACAGATCCCGTGGGCGTGCGAGGCCCGGCACGCGATGCCGGTCGCGGTCTGGCGGCAGATGATCTCGTCCTACTACCCGAACACCGGCTGGGTGCGGGTCGGTTCCGACGTGCTGGGCGAGCTCGCCGACTACCGGTCCCGGCACGGCCTGGTGAGCTGGGACGAGACGATGCAGAAGCTGCTGGCCGCCGAGGAGGGCACGCCCTAG
- a CDS encoding 4Fe-4S dicluster domain-containing protein: MIEVVSASRCVTCDVCIAVCPTDVFDAGTDGIPVIARQGDCQTCFMCEAHCPADALFVAPLTHPAPPGSPFRDEEHVTRTGLLGSYRRELGWGRGRKPGARNAVGPELGRARITPAAAESS, encoded by the coding sequence GTGATCGAGGTCGTCTCGGCGAGCAGGTGCGTGACCTGCGACGTGTGCATCGCGGTGTGCCCGACCGACGTCTTCGACGCCGGCACCGACGGCATACCGGTCATCGCCCGGCAGGGCGACTGCCAGACCTGCTTCATGTGCGAGGCGCACTGCCCGGCCGACGCGCTGTTCGTCGCACCGCTCACCCACCCGGCACCGCCCGGCTCGCCGTTTCGCGACGAGGAGCACGTCACCCGGACCGGCCTGCTCGGCAGCTACCGCCGCGAGCTCGGCTGGGGCCGCGGGCGCAAGCCCGGCGCCCGCAACGCGGTCGGCCCCGAGCTGGGCCGCGCCCGGATCACCCCGGCGGCCGCCGAGAGCTCCTGA
- a CDS encoding methyl-accepting chemotaxis protein codes for MARIGGFGAAFDNRSLRTKINSAVLTATAMGLIIAVLSLQALFEMSSTSIDAQKRALQVLNASSSTGVNLEAYVGANTAMKAYPALAGQVAQLRAVRQKNVDAGLQSLASSLAGTDGEQVVAKMQADWTAFKEFLAGISPTLTPQQQATSLAEYTERHNELLADLAEVEKYVAAEVAAQIQVAEDQKTSATRLVVAVLVVGVTISVYLGLRVANRIRRAVAGVSHVAVGLAEGDITRTSDVTVKDEVGRMATALDHGIVRLRADIVQLAQNATTLQASAENLTSVSGAVGTAAAEASTQAGSVASAADVVSNNLRIVSAGSQEMGASIREISTSTSEATVVAAQAVQVAAATNATVARLGDSSTEIATVVKVITSIAEQTNLLALNATIEAARAGDAGKGFAVVASEVKDLAQETAKATEDITRRVETIQSDTSGAVAAIGEIAAIIERINAIQTTIASAVEEQTATTQEMNRTLSEAADGAGNIAATITGVSDATRRTTDTIEATRHSAEELAAMSTQLQSLVSRFRY; via the coding sequence GTGGCACGTATCGGCGGCTTCGGGGCGGCGTTCGACAACCGCTCGCTTCGAACGAAGATCAACTCGGCGGTTCTGACCGCAACCGCCATGGGGCTGATCATCGCCGTCCTGTCGTTGCAGGCGCTGTTCGAGATGAGCTCGACCTCGATCGACGCGCAGAAGCGGGCCCTTCAGGTACTCAATGCATCCTCCAGCACCGGTGTGAACCTGGAAGCGTATGTCGGCGCGAATACGGCGATGAAGGCATACCCCGCGCTCGCGGGGCAGGTCGCCCAGCTCAGGGCCGTCCGGCAGAAGAACGTCGACGCCGGCCTCCAGTCGCTGGCCTCGAGCCTCGCCGGCACGGACGGCGAACAGGTCGTCGCGAAGATGCAGGCCGACTGGACCGCCTTCAAGGAGTTCCTGGCCGGCATCTCGCCGACCCTCACGCCGCAGCAGCAGGCCACGAGTCTCGCCGAGTACACCGAGCGGCACAATGAGCTCCTCGCGGACCTCGCCGAGGTGGAGAAGTACGTTGCCGCGGAGGTCGCCGCGCAGATCCAGGTCGCCGAGGACCAGAAGACCTCGGCCACCCGCCTCGTGGTGGCCGTGCTCGTCGTCGGCGTGACGATCAGCGTCTACCTCGGCCTCCGGGTGGCCAACCGGATCCGCCGCGCCGTCGCCGGCGTCTCCCACGTGGCCGTCGGCCTGGCCGAGGGCGACATCACCCGCACGTCCGACGTGACCGTCAAGGACGAGGTCGGCCGGATGGCGACCGCGCTCGACCACGGCATCGTCCGCCTCCGCGCGGACATCGTGCAGCTCGCGCAGAACGCCACCACCCTCCAGGCCTCCGCCGAGAACCTGACCTCGGTCTCCGGCGCGGTCGGCACGGCGGCCGCCGAGGCGTCCACGCAGGCCGGGTCGGTCGCCTCGGCAGCCGATGTGGTCTCCAACAACCTGCGGATCGTCTCGGCCGGCTCCCAGGAGATGGGCGCGTCAATCCGGGAGATCAGCACCTCGACCTCGGAGGCGACCGTCGTCGCCGCGCAGGCGGTGCAGGTCGCGGCCGCCACCAACGCCACCGTCGCCCGGCTCGGCGACTCCTCGACCGAGATCGCCACGGTGGTCAAGGTCATCACCTCGATCGCCGAGCAGACAAACCTCCTGGCGCTCAACGCGACGATCGAGGCCGCCCGCGCCGGCGACGCGGGCAAGGGCTTCGCGGTCGTCGCGAGCGAGGTCAAGGACCTGGCACAGGAGACAGCCAAGGCGACCGAGGACATCACCCGCCGGGTCGAGACGATCCAGTCGGACACCTCCGGTGCGGTGGCCGCGATCGGCGAGATCGCGGCGATCATCGAGCGGATCAACGCCATCCAGACGACGATCGCCTCCGCGGTGGAGGAGCAGACCGCCACCACCCAGGAGATGAACCGCACGCTCTCGGAGGCGGCCGACGGTGCCGGCAACATCGCGGCGACCATCACCGGGGTCTCGGACGCCACCCGGCGGACCACGGACACGATCGAGGCGACCCGCCACTCCGCCGAGGAGCTGGCGGCGATGTCGACGCAGCTGCAGAGCCTCGTGTCCCGCTTCCGCTACTAG